The following proteins come from a genomic window of Hydractinia symbiolongicarpus strain clone_291-10 chromosome 2, HSymV2.1, whole genome shotgun sequence:
- the LOC130627375 gene encoding uncharacterized protein LOC130627375, producing MILLLESTINVKCKRVFCTISEEKRVNTMKTVSAMIFATLLVACNGKPSQFLPETEMNSGEKMCIAEMNACYEQNNYNKRREDYPILVEPLSPSRNCFQEYRDCLTNLEMSVLK from the exons ATGATATTGCTTCTGGAATCTACTATAAACGTCAAATGCAAGAGAGTTTTTTGTACAATATCTGAAGAAAAAAGAGTGAACACGATGAAAACTGTTTCAGCAATGATCTTTGCGACGCTGCTTGTCGCTTGTAATGGCAAACCGTCTCAGTTTTTACCAGAAACAGAGATGAATTCTGGGGAGAAAATG TGTATAGCAGAAATGAATGCATGTTATGAACAGAATAACTACAACAAGCGAAGAGAAGACTATCCAATCCTAGTGGAACCACTGTCACCTTCAAGAAATTGTTTCCAAGAATATCGAGATTGTCTAACGAATTTAGAAATGAGTGTTTTAAAGTAG